The following are from one region of the Chitinophagales bacterium genome:
- a CDS encoding ATP-dependent DNA helicase RecQ yields MSTIAAMPLTNGKLKEALHEYFGFKSFKGDQEAIIRSILSGKDTFVIMPTGGGKSLCYQLPAMLSKGTSIVISPLIALMKNQVDLVRGYSSNETIAHVLNSSLTRQQVKKVKEDILQGVTKLLYVAPESLTKKENISFLKDVKISMVAVDEAHCISEWGHDFRPEYRRIRDMLEMIGQKVPVMALTATATPKVQSDIIKTLQLNKPNIFISSFNRPNLHYEVRPKGKKEHVLKSIAQFVKAHAGKSGIIYVLSRKSTEEIAQFLHVNGIKAAPYHAGLEQAQRAQVQDQFLMEEIDVIVATIAFGMGIDKPDVRFVIHYDIPKSIENYYQETGRAGRDGLEGKCIAYYSYKDIYKLEKFLRDKNLTEREMGNQLLNEVIAYAETPVCRRKFLLHYFGEDYAQENCGACDNCLNPKEAMEGKPFIHLALRTVAAVKESHGIQDLVNIIVGKKSQELVNFGYNTLDVFGQGADHSESFWNSVYRQAMLQKFLNKDIEQYGILKLTPAGRKFITRPFSVSIALNHDYEKEAAEMDEEASMARPSALDTVLLSMLRELRKKVARQHNLPPYVIFQDPSLEDMATQYPVTTDELANIYGVSKGKALKYGKPFLEVIKKYVDENEIERSTDMVVKSIVNKSALKVYIIQNIDKKIPLEDIASSKGLSMDELYAEMKTIVDSGTKLSIDYCVDELIDPDLQDIIYDYFMQAETDNLETAYSSLKHEGVTMEELRLMQIKFLSEMAN; encoded by the coding sequence ATGTCCACAATAGCCGCCATGCCTCTTACGAACGGAAAACTGAAGGAAGCCCTGCATGAGTATTTCGGCTTTAAATCATTTAAAGGAGATCAGGAAGCTATTATCCGAAGTATTCTTTCAGGTAAAGACACGTTTGTCATCATGCCTACCGGTGGAGGCAAATCGCTTTGCTATCAGTTGCCGGCTATGCTGAGCAAGGGCACCTCCATTGTGATTAGCCCCCTTATTGCCCTAATGAAAAACCAGGTTGACCTGGTGCGGGGCTACAGCAGCAATGAAACCATTGCCCATGTGCTCAACTCGTCCCTTACCCGCCAGCAGGTTAAAAAAGTAAAAGAAGATATTCTGCAGGGCGTTACCAAGCTGCTGTATGTGGCTCCGGAATCCCTGACGAAGAAGGAAAACATATCTTTTCTTAAAGACGTCAAAATATCCATGGTTGCTGTGGATGAAGCGCACTGTATTTCCGAGTGGGGGCATGATTTCCGGCCTGAATACAGGCGCATCCGGGATATGCTGGAAATGATCGGGCAGAAAGTGCCGGTGATGGCCCTTACTGCTACGGCCACGCCCAAAGTCCAGTCGGACATCATAAAGACCCTGCAGCTAAACAAACCAAACATTTTTATCTCCTCATTTAACCGGCCCAACCTGCATTATGAGGTGCGGCCCAAGGGAAAGAAAGAACATGTACTAAAATCTATCGCGCAGTTTGTAAAGGCTCATGCGGGCAAATCAGGCATTATTTACGTGTTGAGCCGCAAGAGCACCGAAGAGATTGCCCAGTTTCTCCATGTAAACGGTATCAAGGCAGCGCCTTATCATGCCGGTCTGGAGCAGGCGCAACGGGCCCAGGTACAGGATCAGTTTCTCATGGAGGAGATTGATGTCATTGTAGCTACCATTGCTTTTGGAATGGGTATTGACAAGCCGGATGTGCGCTTTGTCATCCATTACGACATTCCCAAGAGCATTGAAAACTACTATCAGGAAACGGGGCGAGCAGGACGAGATGGACTGGAAGGCAAGTGTATTGCCTACTACTCCTACAAAGACATTTACAAGCTGGAAAAATTTCTTCGCGACAAAAATCTCACCGAGCGGGAAATGGGTAATCAGCTCCTCAATGAGGTGATTGCTTATGCCGAAACGCCTGTGTGCCGCAGAAAATTTCTGCTCCATTATTTTGGCGAAGATTATGCTCAGGAAAATTGCGGAGCCTGTGACAATTGCCTCAATCCCAAGGAAGCCATGGAAGGGAAGCCGTTTATACATCTGGCCTTGCGCACCGTAGCTGCGGTGAAGGAGAGTCATGGTATTCAGGACCTTGTCAATATCATAGTTGGCAAAAAATCGCAGGAACTGGTAAACTTTGGATACAACACCTTAGACGTTTTCGGACAGGGCGCTGACCACAGTGAGTCGTTCTGGAATTCGGTTTATCGTCAGGCAATGCTGCAAAAATTTCTCAACAAGGATATTGAGCAGTATGGCATCCTTAAGTTAACACCAGCAGGACGCAAATTCATCACCAGGCCTTTTTCGGTTTCCATAGCACTGAATCACGATTACGAAAAAGAAGCGGCCGAAATGGATGAAGAAGCCAGCATGGCACGCCCTTCAGCCCTGGATACGGTGCTGCTCAGTATGCTGCGGGAGCTCCGGAAAAAAGTTGCCCGTCAGCATAACCTCCCGCCTTATGTCATCTTTCAGGATCCGTCACTGGAGGATATGGCCACTCAGTATCCTGTTACTACCGATGAGCTGGCCAACATCTATGGAGTGAGCAAAGGCAAAGCCCTCAAATACGGCAAGCCCTTTCTTGAGGTGATAAAGAAATATGTAGATGAAAACGAGATTGAGCGTAGCACCGACATGGTGGTGAAAAGCATCGTCAACAAGAGCGCTCTGAAAGTGTATATTATTCAGAATATTGACAAGAAAATACCCCTTGAGGACATTGCAAGCTCCAAAGGGCTGAGTATGGATGAGCTCTATGCAGAAATGAAAACTATTGTGGATTCCGGAACCAAGCTGTCAATTGATTATTGCGTAGATGAGCTCATTGACCCCGACCTGCAGGATATTATTTATGACTACTTCATGCAGGCCGAAACGGACAACCTGGAAACGGCCTATTCCAGTCTGAAACACGAAGGCGTTACCATGGAAGAGCTGCGTCTGATGCAGATTAAATTCCTCTCGGAAATGGCAAATTGA
- a CDS encoding hydroxylase: MNTTEIQLTVATSPAWVDTVLGDFNAFLQDHADCERKASAMALSFVAKYPDRKAIIPGLIATALEELRHFQQVYRIMEKRGVPLTHELTQDPYIRQLLSLCRTGRDERLLDRLLIAAVVECRGAERFRLVADALQDARLKDFYRRLYESEVNHGNVYLEMARCYFEEQQIHQRVHELVAQEGIILDALPLRPALH; the protein is encoded by the coding sequence ATGAACACCACCGAAATTCAATTGACCGTTGCTACCAGCCCCGCGTGGGTGGACACCGTGCTGGGTGACTTCAATGCTTTTCTGCAAGATCATGCCGACTGTGAACGAAAGGCTTCGGCAATGGCGCTGAGTTTTGTTGCCAAATATCCGGATCGGAAAGCAATTATCCCCGGTCTCATTGCAACTGCTCTGGAGGAACTGAGACACTTTCAGCAGGTTTACAGAATTATGGAGAAGCGTGGGGTACCGCTGACCCATGAGTTAACTCAGGATCCTTACATAAGGCAGTTGCTCTCTTTATGTCGTACCGGGCGCGATGAACGGTTGCTTGATCGCCTGCTGATTGCGGCCGTGGTCGAATGTCGAGGGGCCGAAAGGTTTCGGTTGGTGGCTGATGCGCTGCAAGATGCCAGGTTAAAAGATTTTTACCGCAGACTCTATGAGTCGGAAGTAAACCACGGCAATGTGTATCTGGAAATGGCGCGTTGCTATTTTGAAGAACAGCAGATTCATCAACGTGTGCACGAACTGGTGGCTCAGGAAGGAATTATTCTGGACGCCTTACCTCTGCGGCCTGCCTTACATTGA
- a CDS encoding cytochrome b5, producing the protein MDQPEFPSYTPAQLALRNGQDKPEIWVAYRGVIYDVSGSTLWRNGHHYEHWAGQDLTDELTHAPHTDAVFEELPVVGRLKLS; encoded by the coding sequence ATGGATCAGCCGGAGTTTCCCTCCTATACACCTGCTCAGCTGGCATTACGCAACGGTCAGGACAAACCGGAAATCTGGGTTGCTTACCGGGGGGTCATTTATGACGTTTCCGGGAGCACATTGTGGCGCAACGGGCACCATTATGAACACTGGGCGGGCCAGGATCTGACCGATGAGCTCACCCATGCCCCGCATACAGATGCTGTATTTGAAGAGCTCCCGGTTGTCGGAAGGTTAAAGCTCTCCTGA
- a CDS encoding mannose-1-phosphate guanylyltransferase: MNDNQDHYVAIMAGGVGSRFWPKSRAALPKQFLDILGTGQTLLQLTYERFKPIVPQENIYVVTHEQYADLVRQQLPELKESQVLSEPQRKNTAPCIAYVAFKIKKLNPYASMVVSPSDHLVLKADVFAQTVSRALHFADESSALITLGIVPTRPDTGYGYIQYIDNHRSGDIFKVKTFTEKPNLELAKSFIKSGDFLWNSGVFIWNVRTILAAFKKNLPEIYEAFEEGAEKLNTPEEKPYITHAYSLCKSISVDFGIMEKAENVFVIPADIGWTDLGTWQSLYELSPKDARANAIQGQHVLLFDTDNSLIIAPENKLVVLQGLDGYFVIDTADALLVCKNDQEQKIKDIIATVKKEHGEKFL; encoded by the coding sequence ATGAATGATAATCAAGACCACTATGTGGCAATTATGGCTGGAGGTGTAGGCAGCCGCTTCTGGCCTAAAAGCCGCGCTGCGCTTCCCAAACAATTTCTGGATATCCTGGGCACCGGTCAAACTCTGCTGCAGCTTACGTATGAACGGTTTAAGCCCATCGTTCCGCAGGAAAACATTTATGTAGTAACCCATGAGCAATATGCAGACCTTGTGCGGCAACAACTTCCCGAGCTCAAAGAATCGCAGGTGCTTAGCGAACCGCAGAGAAAAAATACAGCCCCCTGCATAGCCTATGTCGCATTCAAAATAAAAAAACTGAATCCCTATGCCAGCATGGTGGTATCGCCCTCTGATCATCTAGTACTGAAAGCCGATGTGTTTGCCCAAACAGTCAGCAGGGCATTACATTTTGCAGACGAGTCAAGCGCTCTGATTACACTGGGTATAGTGCCCACCCGTCCCGATACGGGCTACGGATATATTCAATACATTGACAATCACCGCAGCGGAGATATCTTTAAAGTAAAAACCTTTACAGAAAAGCCTAATCTGGAGCTCGCAAAAAGTTTTATTAAAAGCGGTGACTTTCTGTGGAACTCGGGTGTATTTATCTGGAATGTGCGTACCATACTGGCAGCATTCAAAAAAAACCTCCCCGAAATTTACGAGGCATTTGAAGAAGGGGCCGAAAAGCTGAATACTCCGGAGGAAAAGCCCTATATCACCCATGCCTATTCGCTGTGTAAAAGTATTTCTGTGGACTTCGGTATCATGGAAAAAGCAGAAAATGTATTCGTCATACCTGCTGACATCGGCTGGACTGATCTGGGAACCTGGCAGTCACTCTATGAGCTGAGCCCTAAGGATGCGCGTGCCAATGCAATACAAGGGCAGCATGTCCTGTTGTTTGACACCGATAACTCGCTGATAATTGCTCCGGAGAACAAACTGGTTGTGCTGCAGGGCCTTGACGGCTATTTTGTAATTGATACTGCTGATGCCTTACTGGTGTGCAAAAATGACCAGGAACAAAAAATAAAAGATATCATTGCCACCGTAAAAAAAGAACATGGAGAAAAATTCCTGTAA
- the pdxH gene encoding pyridoxine/pyridoxamine 5'-phosphate oxidase — MLSEETIEKNPFDQFEKWFNDVLKANFKEPTAVALATCSRDLKPSVRMVLMKDFSREGFVFYTNYMSRKGREIEENPKAALLFYWDILERQVRVEGLIEKVPDSVSDKYFDSRPRESRIGALASPQSQVIASREVLEQKVAELQKQFGDNEKIPRPPHWGGYVLSPRYFEFWESRPSRLHDRIAYVLSDKTWKIFRLAP, encoded by the coding sequence ATGTTGTCTGAAGAAACTATAGAAAAAAACCCTTTTGACCAGTTTGAAAAATGGTTTAACGATGTACTGAAGGCCAACTTCAAAGAACCCACGGCTGTTGCACTGGCCACCTGCAGCCGGGATTTAAAGCCCTCTGTACGTATGGTGCTGATGAAAGATTTCAGCCGCGAAGGGTTTGTGTTTTATACCAACTATATGAGCCGCAAGGGGCGTGAGATTGAGGAAAATCCCAAAGCTGCCCTTTTATTTTATTGGGATATCCTGGAACGACAAGTGCGCGTGGAAGGACTGATTGAGAAAGTGCCGGATTCTGTTTCGGATAAATATTTTGACAGTCGCCCGCGGGAAAGCCGTATTGGTGCGCTGGCTTCTCCTCAAAGCCAGGTGATTGCATCCAGAGAGGTGCTGGAACAAAAAGTAGCAGAGCTGCAAAAACAATTCGGTGATAATGAAAAAATACCCCGCCCTCCGCACTGGGGTGGTTATGTGCTGAGCCCACGTTACTTTGAATTCTGGGAATCCCGTCCCAGCCGGCTTCATGACCGGATTGCCTACGTACTGAGCGACAAAACATGGAAGATTTTCAGATTGGCCCCTTAG
- the asd gene encoding aspartate-semialdehyde dehydrogenase produces MRVAVVGATGLVGSKMLQVLEERNFPVSELIPAASEKSAGKEITFKGRPIRVRTVEDAVQARPHLALFSAGSGPSKEWAPRFAEAGTYVVDNSSCWRMDPQVPLVVPEVNADTLTQEKRIIANPNCSTIQMVVALNPLHKKYRIKRIVVSTYQSVTGTGKKAVDQLMGEREKAVKGTAPHYPMAYPYPIDLNIIPHIDVFLENGYTREEMKMVNETKKIMQDESIAVTATTVRIPVIGGHSESINVEFEKEFDLSEVRALLAAAPGVILTDDIASLKYPMPIDAHEKDEVFVGRIRRDASQPKTLNLWVVADNLRKGAATNAVQIAEHLIARGIIAVPVAEASSR; encoded by the coding sequence ATGCGCGTTGCTGTTGTTGGCGCCACCGGCCTGGTAGGCAGCAAGATGCTGCAGGTGCTGGAAGAGCGCAATTTTCCGGTAAGCGAACTGATTCCGGCAGCCTCGGAGAAGTCGGCAGGAAAAGAAATTACCTTCAAAGGGCGGCCCATACGCGTGAGGACGGTGGAAGATGCCGTGCAGGCGCGCCCGCATCTTGCGCTTTTTTCTGCCGGATCAGGTCCTTCCAAAGAGTGGGCCCCGCGCTTTGCCGAGGCCGGCACTTATGTGGTGGACAATTCCTCCTGCTGGCGCATGGACCCTCAGGTGCCTCTGGTTGTGCCGGAAGTTAATGCCGACACCCTTACGCAGGAGAAGCGGATTATTGCCAACCCGAACTGTTCAACCATACAAATGGTCGTAGCACTCAATCCGCTCCATAAGAAATACCGGATAAAGAGAATAGTAGTCTCTACTTATCAAAGCGTTACAGGCACAGGCAAAAAAGCAGTTGACCAGCTGATGGGCGAACGGGAAAAAGCCGTAAAAGGCACTGCCCCGCATTATCCGATGGCATATCCCTATCCCATTGACCTGAACATCATACCGCATATTGATGTGTTTCTGGAAAACGGTTATACCCGTGAAGAAATGAAGATGGTAAATGAAACCAAAAAGATTATGCAGGATGAAAGCATAGCAGTCACTGCAACCACCGTACGCATTCCGGTAATTGGCGGCCATTCGGAATCCATCAATGTGGAATTTGAGAAAGAATTTGACCTTTCTGAAGTCAGAGCCCTGCTTGCCGCGGCTCCCGGAGTGATATTAACCGATGACATTGCTTCCCTCAAATACCCTATGCCTATAGATGCCCACGAAAAGGATGAGGTGTTTGTAGGACGCATCAGACGCGATGCATCACAACCCAAAACCCTAAACCTTTGGGTGGTTGCCGACAACCTGCGCAAGGGAGCCGCCACCAATGCAGTTCAGATAGCGGAACATCTGATTGCCCGTGGAATAATTGCTGTGCCCGTTGCGGAGGCAAGCAGCCGCTGA